One Emys orbicularis isolate rEmyOrb1 chromosome 20, rEmyOrb1.hap1, whole genome shotgun sequence genomic window, GTGACTCGTTTTCTCCTTCCCAGGCCATCGACGACGACTGCAACCAGACGGGGCAGATGACGGCGGCGCTGCTGGACTGGCCCCAGGTGGTTGCCCCCCTGGTGGGGGGTCCTGGCAGCAGGGGGTTCTGGAAGCTGCGGGTGGGAGGATCCcagcagcggggggtggggggtggaaggagggggaggatccTGGCAGTGGGGCgttctgggagctgctggggggtggtggtgtcagATCCTGGCAGCGGgggactctgggagctggggggtggatcCCGGCAGCGGGGGgctctgggagctgcgggggaggctctgggagctggggggagggggggaggatccCGGCAGTGGGGGGTtcttggagctggggggggcggggatcacAGCAGCGTGGGGCTCTGAGACCTACGGCGGGGGGCGTGTTTGGATCCTGGCAGCGGGGGGCTCTGGGAGCTGCGGTGGGGGGGATCCCAGCAGTGTAGGATTCTAGGGGCTGGGGGCGAAGGATtctgggcctggggggggggatcctggGTGATGGGCgataacacccccctcccccccccgtgcccctgcaggggacCTTCGCCTCGGCGCTGACGCTGGAGGGGGAGCAGCTAACGGTGGAGCGGGAGGTCGACGGGGGGCTGGAGAGCATCCGGCTCAGGCTGCCGGCCGTGGTGACGGCCGACCTGCGGCTCAACGAGCCCCGTTACGCCACCCTGCCCAACATCATGGTGAGGGGAGGCCGcttctggggcggggcgggggcgctgCTTATACCGGGACCCCTCCCCCGGCtcagagatgcagccacctctggggcggggcaggggctggttatATGGGGACCCTTCCCCTGGGGGGTCTCGCACAACTCTTCGCTAGTGCCAAGCCGCAAAACCCTCCGGGCGCTGGCATCGCACAGCCGCCAGCAGGtgtcaccccacccccagtcaggCCGCGGgaatgctcccagagccgctCACCCAGGAAAAGGCCCAGGCCTGGCACCCCACGTCTGTACTCTCCGGCCCTGGGCGGctgcctgaccagtgtaagttcattacttAGGCCAGCCCCCCCTCGATGCGGACAGGACacgcaccagcctttgtaaatcGAGCGGAGATTTCCCGAGCGCCCCGTTTTAGGGAAAGCTCAGAGCCGATTAACCCCCGAGAGCTGGATGGTACGTGATTGGTCGCCGTCAAAGGGCAGAGAGCAAAGAAAAGAGAAGCTAAAGGCCCAATGTCAATCTGACACCGTCTCACACTGGGCAGGGTTGAGATCTGCCACTTTCTCACCCCGCTGCACGTTGCCGGTTTCCCTCCGATACCAGGACCAGGCTCCTCGGTTGAAGTTTTCTCTTCCCCAGCGCTCTGGGTGGGGGTCCTGTGTGTGTCACTAGCGTATTTCACGCAGCAAAATCTCATCCCCTCTTGCGCCccgggagggtgtgtgtgtttggacagAACAGCGGGTTTCAGCAGATCGTAGATGCCTTACCTGGCCTGCTCCCTATGGAACATCCCAGCCACGCTGGAGTGAATACGGGGGTCACCAGGGGCGGTTTGGAGGTGCAGTGTGTCACCGTAACAGCCACACGACACCAGATCACAATATCGGAGTTACCTGTGCGGGAAATGTCAGGAACTGGAGCCTgatgggactcctgggttctgtcccagctctgggaggggagtggggtctagtggttagagcaccgggggctgggagcccggactcctgggttccacgcCTGGCTCTCTCCCCAGAAAGCCAAGAAGAAGAAGATCGAGGTGCTGAAGGCGTCGGACCTGGGGGTCGATCTCTCCTCCCGGCTGGCCGTGCAGTGCGTGGAAGAGCCGCCCCAGCGCCAGGCCGGCGTCAAGGTGGAGACAGTGGACGACCTCGTGGGCAAGCTGAAGGAGGGGGGCCTGATCTGAGCCCCCAGCCGGTGAGTGCGGCCCCTAGCCCCGGCTCTCCCCTTGCAGACACTGACAgtactggggagagaacccaggagtctgggctctcagctcccccccccccccccgctctaatcACTAACCCCCCTCCCGAAGCTGGGGAgcgaacccaggaatcctgatgcccagcccctcccccccagccctcctctaaccactagagaccactcccctcccagagctggggagggaaccaggaatcctggctcccccccccccataacccctGGAGTCACCCCACACTGATCTCTCTGTGGCTTGTTTCTCTTCCAGCCCCTCCTGGAGCCGCTGCGCCCAGCTCTCCTGCTGCTGTGACGGGCGGTGCCCTGGGGGTCCCCATCCCCGGGACCTGGCACTGCCCCCCATGATTGTAACCGTGCTGCCTTCCGGCCCCGCCGGCTGCCCCTGAGCCGCTGCTCCGTCAGCCCCCGGTGCTCAGGAACCATAAACCCCGCTGGGTCTTTGGAGAGTCGCTGTCCGTCTGTCCTTCGGCCGGCCCAGCCGCGCCCAGGGAGGGGCCCTGGCTTTGGGGGGCCGCCCAGGCCCAgaggcggagtttgggggggggcgttGTGG contains:
- the ETFB gene encoding electron transfer flavoprotein subunit beta; its protein translation is MAALRALVGVKRVIDYAVKVRVRPGGGVVTDGVKHSMNPFCEIALEEAVRLRERRLLQEIVVVSCGPQQCQETIRTALAMGADRGLHVEIPAPQYESLGPYQVAKILAALAKKEGVSLVLLGKQAIDDDCNQTGQMTAALLDWPQGTFASALTLEGEQLTVEREVDGGLESIRLRLPAVVTADLRLNEPRYATLPNIMKAKKKKIEVLKASDLGVDLSSRLAVQCVEEPPQRQAGVKVETVDDLVGKLKEGGLI